Proteins co-encoded in one Flavivirga eckloniae genomic window:
- a CDS encoding FISUMP domain-containing protein, producing MKYMKNLLLLTVLSLSFFAISCDEDDEGAASGAPNIGLTIQSPADGAESVGFNPTFTWTASGDNTNAFKYDFYIGTEKGKLGLRAQNIKDLKYRITKNTVLKGQTYYWKVVAKDGIYEKESDVWSFTTSPLLTSPVLIGPINFGRDPLKFEWEETASAENEKLTYKVYLGTEDPPTEVVGTIEDTGSFDYNGPELDEFETYYWRIEVLDELNTSLSEVGTFQKLLGGYPDLPSVVAPLDNTLFFERDGGDIILDWTDSTDPEGDTVTYDVYLDTANPPVNVAASFSGDSEYNATSGLVVNTSYYWKVVAKDPSGNSYSTEVFNFDYLDSSGPAAPMINEEVVDGTMSLDESIVWGKTLGAATYDVYIGETNPPTTQVATDFVGESYVVKPKDIPSDITIAVPKTYYARVVAKNIDGEAESSVISFTPQLTGTVTDVRGTESIEYGWVRVGEQVWMTENLRARKLTNGEDILFLGPNNIPLGEDSMEIYYDEHPEGLPGFTPDWSNTHGLVYSSRARKNPLVPTEGWHVITEADLSYISNYVNSASELMGDWHGGSNIYGVNCLIAGFRYNLVSDYENGFRTALEQSRIPYWVDAPGENNTVELYLTGHTRGFRYFKQGSEHLRMWGIRLIKD from the coding sequence ATGAAATACATGAAAAACCTTCTTCTTTTAACAGTATTATCGTTATCCTTCTTTGCGATTTCTTGCGACGAAGATGATGAAGGTGCTGCTAGTGGAGCGCCTAACATAGGTTTGACTATCCAATCTCCAGCAGATGGAGCCGAATCCGTTGGTTTTAACCCAACGTTTACATGGACTGCATCTGGTGATAATACAAATGCTTTTAAATATGATTTTTATATTGGAACCGAAAAGGGGAAATTAGGTTTAAGAGCACAAAATATCAAAGACCTTAAATATAGAATAACAAAAAACACAGTACTAAAAGGACAGACTTACTATTGGAAAGTAGTGGCCAAGGATGGTATATATGAAAAAGAGAGTGATGTTTGGAGTTTTACAACATCTCCATTATTAACTAGTCCCGTATTAATTGGACCGATTAATTTTGGTAGAGATCCTCTAAAATTTGAGTGGGAGGAAACAGCTTCTGCAGAGAACGAAAAACTCACTTATAAAGTATACTTAGGAACGGAAGATCCGCCAACAGAAGTTGTTGGAACTATAGAAGACACTGGATCTTTTGATTATAATGGCCCAGAATTAGATGAGTTTGAAACTTACTATTGGAGAATAGAGGTTTTAGATGAATTAAATACTTCATTAAGTGAAGTAGGTACGTTTCAAAAGTTGTTAGGTGGGTATCCGGATTTACCTTCAGTAGTAGCTCCTTTAGATAATACACTTTTCTTTGAAAGGGATGGTGGCGATATTATCTTAGATTGGACAGATTCAACAGATCCCGAAGGAGATACCGTTACTTATGATGTTTATCTAGATACAGCGAACCCTCCAGTTAATGTTGCAGCAAGTTTTTCTGGCGATTCAGAATATAATGCAACCTCTGGTCTAGTAGTAAATACCTCTTATTATTGGAAAGTAGTCGCTAAAGACCCATCTGGAAACTCTTATAGTACAGAGGTTTTTAATTTTGATTACTTAGATTCATCTGGACCAGCAGCTCCTATGATTAATGAAGAAGTTGTAGATGGAACCATGTCGTTAGACGAATCTATAGTTTGGGGTAAAACATTAGGAGCCGCTACATATGATGTTTATATAGGCGAAACGAACCCGCCTACAACTCAAGTAGCTACTGATTTTGTTGGAGAAAGCTATGTAGTGAAACCCAAAGACATTCCTAGCGATATAACTATAGCTGTACCAAAAACGTATTACGCACGTGTTGTAGCAAAAAATATAGACGGAGAAGCAGAATCTTCGGTAATATCATTTACACCTCAATTAACAGGAACAGTTACAGATGTAAGAGGAACTGAATCTATTGAGTATGGCTGGGTTAGAGTTGGTGAGCAGGTATGGATGACCGAAAACCTTAGAGCGAGAAAACTCACTAACGGAGAAGATATATTATTCTTGGGGCCAAATAACATCCCTCTTGGGGAAGACTCCATGGAGATCTATTACGATGAACATCCTGAGGGACTTCCAGGGTTCACTCCAGATTGGAGTAATACACATGGGCTAGTTTATTCAAGTCGCGCTCGTAAAAATCCGCTTGTTCCAACAGAAGGCTGGCATGTTATAACTGAAGCAGATTTATCATACATAAGCAATTATGTTAATAGTGCTAGTGAACTTATGGGTGACTGGCATGGTGGTTCGAATATATACGGTGTAAATTGTTTAATTGCCGGATTCCGTTACAATTTAGTCTCAGATTATGAAAATGGCTTTAGAACAGCCTTAGAACAGAGTCGTATTCCTTATTGGGTTGATGCTCCTGGTGAAAACAATACAGTAGAGCTTTACCTAACTGGACATACGAGGGGATTCAGATATTTTAAGCAAGGAAGTGAGCATTTAAGAATGTGGGGAATTCGATTAATTAAGGATTAA
- a CDS encoding FISUMP domain-containing protein: MKYIDKILLLTVVLVFTALISCEDDEDAFVEQKPSVSLVSPADKADGIDIAPSFEWQASDPNSKPLKFDFLLGLDSTKLFVQAENLKEMNYSLTDYKILKEEVYYWRVVVKNGTDRIESDIWEFKSIPAPDTPNLIGPDADIFIREALTFEWEPVAAGEGETISYKVLLGKTNPPTEVIATIDDGSTSYTADALALDIGDVYYWKVDASDLINDSSSEVRSFKKLQPGAPDEPMIVAPENRSGVMAGVTLDWTDVTDPEGDAVSYDVYLDKLNSPVTLVATVTDSEYTPTGLDINSAYYWYVVAKDPSNNASPTIISGFANAGTSPGFPDIQAFAVDGVLSLDEKLVWGASSGATSYDVYIDTVNPPVNLVAADITETEYLVKNSEIPSDITDVKTYYALVVAKDGTGGITNSFPVEFTPQMTGTMTDTRAQEVNEYTWVRIGEQVWMSQNLRAKKLTNGEDIAFLGPRVIPLTGSSTELYFDESPEGIEGFTPDWQNTHGRVYSSRVRFHPLAAPTGWHVMTNTDLAYIRSYVSNARDLMGTWHDGATNLYGLNCVIAGYRYDNSGDYVNGFRTALYKGRAPYWVNDPGSFDVLELYPTGTGFRFFDHPDEHLRMFGIRLVKDE; this comes from the coding sequence ATGAAATATATAGATAAGATCCTTTTATTAACAGTGGTCTTGGTTTTTACGGCCCTAATATCTTGTGAAGATGATGAAGATGCGTTTGTAGAGCAAAAACCAAGTGTTTCGCTAGTCTCTCCAGCCGATAAAGCAGATGGGATAGATATAGCACCATCTTTTGAATGGCAGGCATCAGATCCAAACTCAAAACCTTTAAAGTTCGACTTTTTATTGGGGTTAGACAGTACGAAGCTATTTGTACAGGCAGAAAATTTAAAGGAAATGAATTATAGTCTAACAGATTATAAGATTCTTAAAGAGGAGGTTTACTATTGGAGAGTAGTAGTTAAAAATGGTACAGATAGAATTGAAAGTGATATTTGGGAATTTAAATCGATTCCTGCACCCGATACACCAAATTTAATAGGCCCTGATGCCGATATTTTTATACGGGAAGCCTTGACTTTTGAATGGGAACCTGTAGCTGCGGGCGAAGGTGAAACAATAAGTTATAAAGTGTTGTTAGGGAAAACAAATCCACCTACAGAGGTTATAGCAACTATTGATGATGGTAGTACATCGTATACAGCAGACGCTTTAGCGCTAGATATTGGAGACGTTTACTATTGGAAAGTAGATGCGAGCGATTTAATTAACGATTCTTCCAGTGAAGTTCGTTCTTTTAAAAAGTTACAACCAGGAGCTCCAGATGAACCTATGATTGTAGCTCCGGAAAATAGATCGGGTGTTATGGCAGGTGTGACATTAGATTGGACCGATGTAACCGACCCAGAAGGAGATGCTGTAAGCTATGACGTGTATTTAGATAAACTTAACTCACCAGTTACATTAGTTGCTACTGTTACAGACAGTGAATATACACCTACTGGTTTAGATATTAACTCGGCCTACTACTGGTATGTCGTTGCAAAAGACCCGTCGAACAATGCTTCACCAACAATTATTTCTGGTTTTGCTAATGCAGGAACAAGCCCAGGCTTTCCAGATATACAGGCTTTTGCTGTTGATGGTGTTTTATCCTTAGATGAAAAATTGGTGTGGGGAGCTTCTTCTGGAGCCACTTCATACGATGTATATATAGATACCGTTAATCCACCGGTTAATTTGGTAGCAGCAGATATTACCGAAACAGAGTATTTGGTAAAAAATAGTGAAATACCTAGTGATATTACAGATGTAAAAACATACTATGCTTTAGTTGTAGCAAAAGATGGGACTGGTGGAATAACCAATTCATTCCCGGTAGAATTTACACCGCAAATGACGGGTACTATGACAGATACTAGAGCTCAGGAAGTTAACGAATACACATGGGTTAGAATTGGAGAACAAGTTTGGATGTCTCAAAATCTTCGAGCGAAAAAATTAACTAACGGTGAAGATATAGCGTTCTTAGGGCCAAGAGTTATTCCGCTTACAGGTTCTTCTACAGAATTATATTTTGATGAAAGCCCAGAGGGAATTGAAGGGTTCACCCCAGATTGGCAAAATACACATGGTCGCGTTTATTCCAGTCGTGTTCGTTTCCATCCTCTAGCTGCACCAACTGGATGGCATGTTATGACTAATACAGATCTTGCATATATAAGAAGTTATGTATCTAATGCACGAGATCTTATGGGAACTTGGCATGATGGAGCAACAAATCTTTATGGACTAAATTGTGTTATAGCAGGATATCGCTACGACAATTCGGGAGATTATGTAAATGGTTTTAGAACGGCTTTATATAAAGGGCGAGCTCCGTATTGGGTTAACGATCCAGGATCTTTTGATGTTTTGGAGCTTTACCCAACTGGAACCGGATTTAGGTTCTTTGACCATCCTGATGAACATTTAAGAATGTTTGGTATTCGATTGGTGAAAGATGAATAA
- a CDS encoding SusC/RagA family TonB-linked outer membrane protein, whose amino-acid sequence MNYKIKFFLLCCFIFLGQLLEAQNIKVSGEVLDETGAPLVGATIVTSGTGGAVLGTVVDFDGGYSLMVDSNATLVFSFVGYRTQKVDVNGNTVINVTLMPDIDSLEEIVILGYNRTKKENIVGSVATVKGERLMETGLTNMSQAIQDRLPGVYTEITSGQPGADDAVIRVRGVASFSGSNDPLILIDGIEATGGFSQLDPSEIASISILKDASSTAVYGVRGANGVIIITTNRGRLGSPKITVGAAVTAKTISEIPDKLSSYDVLTLGQEAIKNSGAYNQLRPQRYIDTFLDPNRDPYAFPDVDWYDEIIRDIGWESNARINVRGGTEFVKYFSSLSINRIGDILKTEDFNGYYDPEFSYDKINFRTNLDFQVSSTTKLSVDVSGRTDIRKSPDADVGSNQFSNLFKFIDQATSYGFPLYYPEEFVLANPDPFAPFPGGIRYSSSQLENPGQTNPYTKINYSGMRKFKTDVVDVQLNLNQNLDGITEGLVASGKFNYSTAYDYQKIERYNPHQWLYDPILKEWRSQRSGFNYNQNNPVFRSSGGETFSSTRRNIYYEFKLNYQRNFGDHNVQLLGVFNRQERDIGIVDVPRYSEDWAGIFNYNYKERYYLNGSAGYNGFENYARGKRFGFFPAVAVAWNIAKEKIVSDNVSWLNEFKVRYSYGKTGLSQLTGLDRFVYLGGYAGTNPGFGHIQFGVPRRDEIQRWAEVKVANPNTTWENSTKQDLGFDIKLFDYDLTIGVTLYKELREDLLLTPPRPSYFQPHIGTNPRNRPDSRVSLPRVNVGTAKNHGLEIEANYRHTTPGDLTYSFGGHATFADSRSVFQLDGASRPEYQKNAGKPIGWIDGYYSNGFINNFEESINAPEISGGTNTAGHYFYSDFNANGRIDVNDRIPLDGTSQPQIVYAFNSSITYKGFNLSVRFFGKEGVLYHTDNLFPNFDRGLLEAKTAHLDRWTPENQNARFPAYGNIDGQKGYGVRSNMTAANSSYLKLQNVNLAYSIESEFLKRALRIQTMRLNLSGQNLYTWSKLPYGEPEGGNSLSGGNGQYPLVKRFVFGVNIDF is encoded by the coding sequence ATGAATTATAAAATAAAATTTTTCTTGCTTTGTTGCTTTATTTTTCTTGGGCAACTATTGGAGGCGCAGAATATTAAGGTTTCTGGAGAAGTATTAGACGAAACAGGTGCGCCTTTAGTAGGAGCTACCATAGTTACTTCAGGAACGGGTGGTGCAGTATTAGGAACCGTTGTAGATTTTGATGGAGGCTATTCTTTAATGGTAGACTCAAATGCTACATTAGTTTTTTCTTTTGTTGGCTATAGAACACAAAAAGTTGATGTTAATGGCAATACAGTCATTAATGTGACATTGATGCCAGATATTGACTCATTAGAAGAAATAGTCATTTTGGGGTATAATAGAACCAAAAAAGAAAATATTGTAGGTTCTGTTGCCACAGTAAAAGGAGAAAGATTAATGGAAACAGGGCTCACCAATATGTCTCAGGCTATTCAAGATAGATTGCCAGGGGTGTATACAGAGATTACCTCGGGCCAACCAGGAGCAGACGATGCCGTAATTAGAGTTCGTGGGGTTGCCAGTTTTAGTGGTAGTAACGACCCACTTATACTAATAGATGGTATAGAAGCAACTGGAGGGTTTTCTCAATTAGATCCCTCTGAAATCGCATCAATATCTATATTGAAAGATGCATCTTCCACAGCAGTGTATGGAGTTCGTGGTGCAAATGGTGTAATTATTATTACAACAAATAGAGGGCGATTAGGATCACCTAAAATAACCGTAGGTGCAGCTGTTACAGCAAAAACGATTTCCGAGATTCCAGACAAATTATCGTCTTACGATGTTTTAACGTTGGGGCAGGAAGCTATTAAAAATTCGGGAGCTTATAATCAATTGAGGCCACAACGCTACATTGATACGTTTTTAGACCCTAATAGAGACCCTTATGCTTTTCCGGATGTAGATTGGTATGATGAAATAATAAGAGATATTGGTTGGGAATCTAATGCCAGAATTAATGTGAGAGGAGGAACAGAGTTTGTTAAATATTTTAGTTCACTTAGTATAAATAGAATTGGAGATATTTTAAAAACTGAAGATTTTAATGGCTATTATGATCCGGAGTTTAGCTACGATAAAATTAACTTTAGAACAAACCTTGATTTTCAGGTTAGTAGCACAACAAAATTATCTGTAGATGTTTCTGGACGTACAGATATTAGAAAATCTCCTGATGCAGATGTAGGAAGTAATCAATTTAGTAACCTTTTTAAGTTTATTGATCAAGCTACATCATACGGTTTTCCTTTGTACTATCCAGAAGAGTTTGTGTTAGCAAACCCAGATCCTTTCGCGCCTTTTCCAGGTGGTATTCGTTATAGTTCATCTCAATTGGAAAATCCAGGTCAAACAAACCCATACACAAAAATTAATTATTCTGGTATGAGAAAGTTTAAGACCGATGTGGTAGATGTTCAATTAAATTTAAATCAAAATTTAGATGGGATAACAGAAGGTTTGGTAGCCTCTGGAAAGTTTAATTATAGTACAGCTTACGATTATCAGAAAATAGAAAGATACAATCCTCACCAATGGTTGTACGATCCGATTTTAAAAGAATGGAGATCGCAACGAAGTGGATTTAATTATAATCAAAATAACCCGGTATTTAGAAGCTCGGGAGGAGAAACTTTTAGTTCTACCAGAAGAAATATATATTATGAGTTTAAACTTAATTACCAGCGCAATTTTGGAGATCATAATGTTCAACTTTTAGGTGTTTTTAACCGTCAGGAACGAGATATAGGAATTGTAGATGTTCCAAGGTATAGCGAGGATTGGGCAGGTATTTTTAATTATAACTATAAAGAGCGATATTACCTTAATGGATCGGCTGGTTATAATGGTTTTGAGAATTATGCCAGAGGTAAACGTTTTGGTTTTTTTCCTGCTGTTGCTGTAGCTTGGAATATTGCCAAAGAAAAAATTGTAAGCGATAATGTATCTTGGTTAAATGAATTTAAAGTAAGATATAGTTATGGTAAAACGGGGCTTAGCCAATTAACCGGTCTAGATCGTTTTGTTTACTTAGGAGGATATGCCGGAACAAATCCAGGCTTTGGTCATATTCAATTTGGTGTACCACGACGAGATGAAATACAAAGATGGGCAGAAGTAAAAGTAGCTAATCCGAATACTACTTGGGAAAACTCCACAAAGCAAGATTTAGGTTTTGATATTAAACTATTTGATTACGACCTTACAATAGGAGTTACCCTTTATAAAGAACTACGTGAAGATCTTCTTCTAACTCCACCTAGACCTTCATATTTTCAGCCTCATATAGGAACCAATCCAAGAAACCGTCCAGATAGCCGAGTATCATTACCACGAGTTAATGTTGGTACAGCAAAAAATCATGGTCTTGAAATAGAGGCGAATTATAGACATACCACTCCTGGAGATTTAACATATTCATTTGGGGGTCATGCAACCTTTGCCGATAGCCGTAGTGTTTTTCAATTAGACGGAGCATCAAGACCGGAATACCAAAAAAATGCAGGGAAACCAATAGGTTGGATAGATGGATATTATAGTAATGGTTTTATAAACAATTTTGAAGAATCTATTAATGCTCCTGAGATTTCAGGAGGAACCAATACTGCAGGTCATTATTTCTACTCAGATTTTAATGCAAATGGTAGAATAGATGTTAATGATAGAATTCCTCTAGACGGAACAAGTCAACCACAAATAGTTTATGCCTTTAATAGTAGTATTACCTACAAAGGTTTTAATTTAAGTGTACGATTTTTTGGTAAAGAAGGCGTCTTATATCACACAGATAACTTATTTCCTAACTTCGATAGAGGGTTGTTAGAAGCAAAAACGGCTCATTTAGATAGATGGACTCCAGAAAACCAAAATGCAAGATTTCCAGCTTATGGAAATATAGATGGACAGAAAGGTTATGGTGTTAGAAGTAACATGACGGCAGCTAACTCTTCATATTTAAAGCTGCAAAACGTAAATCTGGCATACAGTATAGAATCTGAGTTTCTAAAAAGAGCTTTAAGAATTCAAACGATGCGATTAAACTTATCTGGACAAAACTTGTATACCTGGTCAAAACTACCCTATGGAGAACCAGAAGGAGGGAATAGCCTTTCAGGCGGAAATGGACAATACCCTTTAGTAAAGCGGTTTGTTTTTGGTGTAAATATTGATTTTTAA
- a CDS encoding T9SS type A sorting domain-containing protein, giving the protein MKKLKKIQLYIPLVGLLFCASISINAQDLYVATNGNDSNDGSINNPLATIIGARDKARSTGAKNIYIRGGRYYFDTTCTLDSQDNGISFSGYQDERVIMDGSKFINPTGFEIVTANSLLGKLHDNAKGKVYSRIITDEEIKAFLEKDNSQISIDDKMGTLARFPNVGFAHMDRFSVIGETVNEQGSVSDPKGPEFQLHETIDAAKWNAELGRLRKMKAQGYYSADWFKEGSYVNSVSSSGTIKLQNGSRYGVQGGGTDIHRLFFFNLLCELDEPGEWYYDSTDSRLYLWPLESITDNSAIGVWAGPQCFEIEDGQDITIEKMTIQNIGSGVNGQGAINVIGTSRNILIAGITFRYIAVPLTSVNLWHDVKDSKVLSCDFYDVSNNSRLYGGKISPTSVEYGNNTIENCHFTQVYSKDFYGKACGISGAGNIFKNNLIHNMNGQPVTHAGVDHIMELNEAFNVGIEEGDGGAFYTGATVWSFGNKIRHNFVHHIMSIPELLGRASFFSDDLDAGEEVYENITYKGGWESLKMNTGGGHTVSRNVVLEAYRGIRNGDSNSGNYNSMVSFLTTNPTVNEKGNQFGRMLNTIGVSGWENTVNADNWTDLVNDFWYQRYPRMKELFEAYNTNNTIKPYATNYDDNMFYGNVVDILGGTAETRTGNQDITLDIFENPSALNFKFKEPRPGYAPNIPFESIGLYLDAYRCAVPDKNEYRSNIKQRFDGQATHENDAVYDFNTINERLYYNSGAVVYKLVPCSGAIEEKGDDTYTVKAIGETCIDKANGQIKIQAKNIGTYVANLDGGADINFTGEWTIEDLTPGTYELCVTNTANSATQCYGLEIEAGAVVTWKTTTRSGKLAVEISEGTAPYNVFVNDEMVLQTYASAFSVDAKYGDVVEVKTSVDCEGVLTKTMDGIVSVSPNPTKGEFKIALSMPLKDVTVDIYNVFSQLVSSKVYPVNNGQVQLDINGAPSGIYFATINMGGKKPKILKIIKN; this is encoded by the coding sequence ATGAAAAAACTAAAAAAAATACAACTATATATCCCATTGGTAGGACTATTATTTTGCGCGAGTATTAGTATTAATGCTCAAGATTTATATGTCGCTACCAATGGTAATGACAGTAATGATGGATCCATAAATAATCCATTAGCGACTATAATTGGAGCCAGAGACAAAGCAAGAAGTACTGGAGCAAAAAACATTTATATTAGAGGTGGTCGATACTATTTTGACACTACTTGCACACTGGATTCTCAAGATAACGGAATATCTTTTAGTGGTTATCAAGATGAAAGAGTAATTATGGATGGTAGTAAGTTTATAAACCCAACAGGTTTTGAGATTGTAACTGCCAATAGTTTATTAGGCAAATTGCATGATAATGCTAAAGGTAAGGTGTACTCCAGAATAATTACAGATGAAGAGATAAAAGCTTTTTTAGAGAAAGATAATTCGCAAATTTCCATAGACGATAAAATGGGAACGTTAGCAAGATTTCCTAATGTAGGTTTTGCTCATATGGATCGTTTCTCGGTTATAGGTGAGACCGTTAATGAACAAGGGTCTGTTTCAGATCCTAAAGGACCGGAATTTCAACTTCACGAAACTATTGATGCGGCAAAATGGAATGCAGAGTTAGGCAGATTGAGAAAAATGAAAGCTCAAGGGTATTATTCTGCAGACTGGTTTAAAGAAGGTAGCTATGTAAACTCAGTTAGTTCATCAGGGACGATAAAACTTCAAAATGGATCCAGATATGGTGTTCAAGGTGGAGGTACAGACATTCACCGTTTGTTTTTTTTCAATCTATTATGTGAATTGGATGAGCCTGGAGAGTGGTATTATGATTCTACAGATTCTCGCTTATATTTATGGCCATTAGAATCGATTACTGATAATTCAGCAATTGGTGTTTGGGCAGGACCTCAATGTTTTGAGATAGAAGATGGACAAGATATTACCATTGAAAAAATGACGATTCAAAATATCGGATCTGGTGTTAACGGTCAAGGGGCTATCAATGTAATTGGAACTAGTAGAAATATATTGATTGCTGGTATTACATTTAGGTATATAGCTGTACCACTAACATCTGTAAACTTGTGGCATGATGTAAAAGATAGTAAAGTGTTAAGTTGCGATTTTTATGACGTATCGAATAATAGTAGATTGTATGGGGGGAAAATAAGTCCTACATCTGTTGAATATGGAAATAACACTATTGAGAATTGTCACTTTACTCAGGTTTATTCTAAAGATTTTTATGGTAAAGCATGCGGCATTTCAGGAGCAGGAAATATCTTTAAAAATAACTTGATTCATAATATGAATGGTCAACCTGTAACACACGCAGGTGTAGATCATATTATGGAACTTAATGAAGCCTTTAATGTAGGGATTGAAGAAGGTGATGGAGGTGCCTTTTATACAGGAGCAACAGTGTGGTCCTTTGGAAATAAAATAAGACATAATTTTGTCCATCACATTATGAGTATTCCTGAGTTATTAGGAAGAGCCTCTTTTTTCTCTGATGATTTAGATGCCGGAGAAGAAGTTTATGAGAATATAACTTATAAAGGAGGTTGGGAATCTCTTAAAATGAATACAGGAGGAGGTCATACAGTTTCTAGAAACGTAGTTTTAGAAGCTTACAGAGGTATTAGAAATGGTGATTCGAATTCCGGTAACTACAATTCAATGGTAAGTTTCTTAACTACTAACCCTACCGTAAACGAAAAAGGCAATCAATTTGGTAGAATGTTAAATACAATTGGTGTTTCTGGTTGGGAAAATACCGTTAATGCCGATAATTGGACAGATTTAGTAAATGATTTTTGGTATCAGCGTTACCCAAGAATGAAAGAACTTTTTGAAGCATATAATACTAATAATACCATTAAACCTTACGCTACTAATTATGATGATAATATGTTTTATGGTAATGTCGTAGATATTTTGGGTGGTACAGCAGAAACAAGAACAGGAAATCAAGATATAACATTAGATATATTTGAAAACCCTAGTGCACTAAATTTTAAATTTAAAGAACCAAGACCTGGTTATGCACCTAATATCCCATTTGAAAGTATTGGATTGTATCTGGATGCTTATAGATGTGCTGTACCTGACAAAAATGAATATCGCTCAAATATAAAACAACGATTTGATGGACAGGCAACTCATGAGAACGATGCTGTTTACGATTTTAATACTATTAATGAAAGATTGTACTATAATTCTGGAGCCGTAGTTTATAAGTTAGTACCATGTTCAGGAGCCATAGAAGAAAAGGGAGATGACACTTATACTGTAAAAGCAATAGGTGAAACTTGTATAGATAAAGCTAACGGACAAATAAAAATTCAAGCAAAAAATATTGGTACATACGTAGCAAACTTAGATGGTGGAGCCGATATTAATTTTACAGGAGAGTGGACTATAGAAGATTTAACTCCGGGTACTTATGAGTTATGTGTTACTAATACAGCAAACAGTGCTACTCAGTGTTATGGATTAGAGATAGAAGCAGGAGCAGTAGTAACATGGAAAACAACTACAAGATCTGGGAAACTAGCTGTTGAGATTTCTGAGGGAACAGCACCTTACAATGTGTTTGTAAATGATGAAATGGTTTTACAAACCTACGCATCGGCCTTTTCTGTAGATGCTAAGTATGGCGATGTAGTAGAAGTAAAAACAAGTGTTGATTGTGAAGGTGTGCTTACTAAAACCATGGACGGTATAGTTTCAGTATCTCCCAATCCAACAAAAGGTGAATTTAAAATAGCATTGTCAATGCCACTTAAAGATGTAACCGTAGATATATATAATGTGTTTTCACAATTAGTTTCATCAAAAGTTTATCCAGTTAATAATGGCCAGGTGCAATTAGATATCAATGGAGCTCCATCAGGTATTTATTTCGCAACCATAAACATGGGAGGCAAAAAACCTAAAATTTTAAAAATAATTAAGAATTAA